The following coding sequences lie in one Paracholeplasma manati genomic window:
- a CDS encoding fibronectin type III domain-containing protein yields the protein MKRIFVLFLILIGAVALYGCEQSSTLEKPTNVTLSGDTVSWDAVTGAESYIVVVNSTEHVVTTTSFNLSTLNLTEGTYTITVIARKGTTLSSPSASVSYVVEGGGLTLNAPVVNMTGNILSWTAVPNATGYQVIVNTTIHNTTLTTFDLSTLELAPGVYAITVKATAGTVLSQASAPKSYTVISVENREVIYASLLSAINPEYTPNMSEDDFENEFEYEAYVRMETMTNLYLDVALSEGMDPVEMVQMMAFMVELPVVFENPQPSLLKEEFDKLGDYGMSPEIFASFVLSLGHEALGIALDGMNSNIDMYEADIIAKQAEITAWLGGTEFTTMRNALIVHVALEDQALFGQFLMNLGSVDVERVISASKEYASALYYEYTPYIEYYYYGDETDQYIDLFIRILNHADQMNDTTFLSSIMSYYPNLLDPLYDVYYKASDLAFYQEQIDQLYQEIEMVTMIIDMLENEPEYVRTIIEEVGTYIQTVYQAIPATLVEDIEDLLASGELSMSEVLILKDEVVQILIDTIPEETSFEIFYETLITMAGSMFGYNVTTLAAHADTMAQIQRNSTLLGLEFLLSVDETTINEVQAIVTDMVTPGYYDEIEEYYYEGETDPSKVAELIVYVLTYLDNFLAEQATLVSQIEAIDVTPMVVDFAGFAVAIAKAQLEDELDPAMFTKVSGLLDEVVLQIPAYIDFYEMVYDMDKALIQHLIETEGAILFEITTFVEDEEKTPETVLNFVEMMIDHVMDYRGLIRSDIDLAFVTAWVDLLKLPVQVACIQGGIDDDCDGIFEAVKPDVIQVLMNVLELEEAVTAELDGVADIYTQINTWGVDLDTGLMIHVIISLDNVLDQKRTLIDNTIAIVIDDILGNEDLQALLQINPQMILEIETNLTDGIAHIDAEADRIAGFAFNNLTPEQLDDIHYFFDMFSGSEEPPMMN from the coding sequence ATGAAACGTATTTTTGTCTTATTTTTGATTTTAATTGGCGCTGTAGCGCTCTATGGGTGTGAACAGAGTTCCACGCTAGAAAAACCTACCAATGTAACCCTATCCGGTGACACTGTATCCTGGGACGCGGTTACTGGCGCAGAATCTTATATCGTTGTTGTGAATAGTACCGAACACGTTGTGACCACAACCAGTTTCAATCTATCCACATTAAATTTAACGGAAGGTACTTACACCATCACGGTCATTGCGAGAAAAGGCACAACCCTTTCCTCACCATCGGCGAGTGTAAGCTACGTGGTTGAAGGTGGCGGCTTGACATTGAATGCCCCAGTGGTCAATATGACTGGGAACATCTTGTCATGGACTGCTGTACCAAACGCGACTGGCTATCAAGTCATCGTCAATACAACCATCCATAACACCACTTTAACCACATTTGATTTATCCACATTGGAATTAGCCCCTGGCGTATATGCCATCACCGTAAAAGCTACCGCAGGTACTGTGCTATCTCAAGCATCCGCACCAAAGAGCTATACCGTGATTAGTGTAGAAAACAGAGAAGTGATTTACGCCAGTCTATTGAGCGCAATCAATCCTGAATATACACCTAATATGTCAGAAGATGATTTTGAAAACGAATTTGAATACGAAGCGTATGTTCGTATGGAAACCATGACCAATCTATACTTAGATGTCGCATTGAGCGAAGGCATGGACCCAGTTGAAATGGTTCAAATGATGGCTTTCATGGTTGAGCTACCAGTGGTATTTGAAAACCCACAACCAAGTTTATTAAAAGAAGAATTCGATAAACTTGGTGATTATGGTATGTCACCTGAAATTTTCGCCAGCTTCGTATTGTCTTTAGGTCATGAAGCTTTAGGCATCGCGTTAGACGGTATGAATAGCAATATCGATATGTATGAAGCCGATATCATTGCTAAACAAGCGGAAATCACTGCTTGGTTGGGTGGTACAGAATTCACCACCATGCGCAATGCTTTAATTGTTCATGTGGCTTTAGAAGACCAAGCATTGTTTGGACAATTCTTGATGAACCTTGGTTCAGTCGATGTAGAGCGTGTCATTAGCGCAAGCAAAGAATACGCGAGTGCGTTGTATTATGAATACACACCATACATCGAATATTACTATTATGGTGATGAAACTGACCAATACATCGATTTATTCATCCGTATTCTCAATCATGCCGATCAAATGAACGACACAACGTTCTTGTCATCGATCATGAGTTACTATCCAAATTTACTTGACCCACTTTACGATGTGTATTATAAAGCTTCCGATTTAGCTTTCTATCAAGAACAAATCGACCAATTGTATCAAGAAATTGAAATGGTCACGATGATCATCGATATGCTTGAAAATGAACCTGAATATGTGAGAACCATCATTGAAGAAGTAGGCACTTACATTCAAACGGTTTATCAAGCCATTCCAGCCACTCTAGTCGAAGATATTGAAGACTTGCTAGCATCTGGTGAATTATCGATGTCTGAAGTCTTGATTCTTAAGGATGAAGTCGTTCAAATCTTGATCGATACCATCCCTGAAGAAACCAGTTTCGAAATCTTCTATGAAACTTTGATTACCATGGCAGGTAGCATGTTTGGCTACAACGTGACCACGTTGGCTGCACACGCTGACACCATGGCTCAAATCCAACGCAATTCAACTTTACTTGGACTTGAATTCTTGTTATCAGTCGATGAAACAACCATCAATGAAGTCCAAGCAATCGTCACAGATATGGTAACCCCTGGTTATTACGACGAAATTGAAGAATACTACTATGAAGGTGAAACAGACCCATCTAAAGTAGCTGAATTGATTGTGTACGTGTTAACCTATTTAGACAACTTCTTAGCTGAACAAGCAACCTTAGTTTCACAAATCGAAGCGATCGATGTCACCCCAATGGTGGTGGATTTTGCCGGATTCGCGGTTGCGATTGCGAAAGCACAATTAGAAGATGAATTAGACCCTGCAATGTTTACCAAAGTATCCGGTTTACTCGATGAAGTCGTGCTTCAAATCCCTGCTTATATCGATTTCTATGAAATGGTTTATGACATGGATAAAGCGTTAATTCAACACTTAATCGAAACCGAAGGTGCGATTTTATTCGAAATCACAACCTTCGTTGAAGACGAAGAAAAGACCCCAGAAACCGTTCTTAACTTTGTTGAAATGATGATTGACCATGTGATGGATTATCGTGGTTTAATCCGTAGCGACATTGACTTAGCATTTGTGACTGCTTGGGTCGATCTATTGAAGTTACCAGTTCAAGTCGCATGTATCCAAGGCGGCATTGATGATGACTGTGATGGTATCTTTGAAGCCGTTAAACCAGACGTCATTCAAGTCTTGATGAATGTCTTAGAACTTGAAGAAGCGGTCACTGCTGAACTAGATGGTGTTGCTGATATCTATACTCAAATCAATACATGGGGTGTGGACTTAGATACTGGATTGATGATTCATGTCATCATTTCATTAGACAACGTCTTAGACCAAAAACGTACCTTGATTGATAATACCATCGCAATTGTCATCGATGATATTTTAGGCAATGAAGACCTTCAAGCTTTATTACAAATCAACCCTCAAATGATACTTGAGATTGAAACCAACCTTACCGATGGTATCGCTCATATCGATGCAGAAGCAGACCGTATTGCGGGATTCGCGTTCAATAACTTAACCCCTGAACAACTCGATGATATTCACTATTTCTTCGATATGTTCTCTGGTAGTGAAGAACCCCCAATGATGAATTAA
- a CDS encoding ABC transporter ATP-binding protein has product MHVIEINDLKKYYGNKRGLEKASLYVNKGEIYGFIGPNGAGKTTLIRILLGLLPKDTGVARVLGMDCKMAESKIHEQIGYMPSEAAFFPEYKVKELIAFYSAIRPTNPAYVQKLVETLDIDVEKTFQALSFGNKKKIGILIALMHEPELLILDEPTTGLDPLIQKQFLGLLLELKKQGKTIFLSSHVLSDIQKVCDRVGLIKNGVVILENDMHILKKEEHKIVEFTPYQAIQIDGMTDFQTTTSGGTFKYRGQMKPLLQVLSQCEFTDLVIRDVTLEEIFLSYYESEHAHV; this is encoded by the coding sequence ATGCATGTGATTGAAATCAACGATTTGAAGAAATACTATGGCAACAAACGCGGTTTGGAAAAAGCGAGTTTGTATGTCAATAAAGGCGAAATCTATGGTTTTATTGGACCGAATGGGGCTGGCAAAACCACATTGATCCGTATTTTGTTGGGGTTATTACCAAAGGACACTGGGGTTGCGAGAGTCTTAGGGATGGATTGTAAGATGGCCGAATCAAAAATTCATGAACAGATTGGGTACATGCCTTCAGAAGCTGCTTTTTTCCCTGAATATAAAGTGAAAGAATTGATTGCTTTCTATTCAGCCATTCGTCCAACCAATCCAGCGTATGTCCAAAAACTGGTTGAAACGTTAGACATCGACGTTGAAAAAACATTCCAAGCGTTATCGTTTGGTAATAAGAAAAAAATTGGCATTTTGATCGCTTTGATGCATGAACCTGAACTGCTCATATTAGATGAACCTACCACGGGATTAGATCCACTCATACAAAAACAATTTTTAGGTTTATTATTAGAACTCAAAAAACAAGGTAAAACCATTTTCTTATCGAGCCATGTCTTATCCGATATTCAAAAGGTATGTGACCGTGTTGGTCTCATTAAAAATGGGGTGGTCATTCTTGAAAATGATATGCACATCCTTAAAAAAGAAGAGCATAAAATCGTCGAATTTACCCCGTATCAAGCGATTCAAATCGATGGCATGACCGATTTTCAAACAACCACTTCAGGGGGCACCTTTAAATACCGTGGACAAATGAAACCACTCTTACAAGTCTTGAGTCAATGTGAATTTACCGACCTTGTCATACGTGATGTGACCTTAGAGGAAATCTTCTTAAGCTACTATGAAAGTGAGCACGCCCATGTATAA
- a CDS encoding ABC transporter permease — protein sequence MYKTLLTMEFRRNLKSTLIWSIGVSTMIYLIIVLYPMVKDIYAQIPEELMAIMAQFGGVPEDVLEYYATEGAMMLQLFGAIFAALLGFNLISTFEKERLAEVIYTQGIPKKTFYLSKLSLLVIMVLIFTIINALIGYLGFITIDERFSFGDYMWFSLLNGIMYLYTALLGFILALLLDKDIKSMVAIAIPLPLYILAILSTLTDNDWLKALKYVSPFTFSDPVAILKNQDPFEYISFLVFTGLTLVGLVYGYYRYQKRISVS from the coding sequence ATGTATAAAACACTGTTAACAATGGAATTCAGACGTAATTTAAAATCCACACTGATTTGGTCTATTGGTGTATCCACGATGATTTATTTGATCATCGTACTATACCCGATGGTGAAAGATATCTATGCTCAAATCCCGGAAGAATTGATGGCCATCATGGCACAATTCGGGGGTGTGCCTGAGGATGTCCTTGAATATTACGCGACCGAAGGTGCGATGATGTTACAACTCTTCGGTGCGATTTTCGCTGCGTTGTTGGGGTTTAATCTAATTTCAACCTTTGAAAAAGAACGTTTGGCTGAAGTGATTTATACGCAAGGTATCCCTAAAAAGACATTCTATTTATCTAAATTGAGCTTGCTAGTCATCATGGTGCTCATATTCACCATCATCAACGCTTTAATTGGGTATTTGGGATTCATTACGATTGATGAACGTTTTAGTTTTGGCGATTATATGTGGTTTTCCTTGTTGAATGGCATTATGTATTTGTACACAGCGTTATTGGGGTTTATTTTAGCCTTATTGTTAGATAAAGACATCAAATCGATGGTGGCGATCGCGATACCATTACCGCTATATATTTTAGCGATTCTTTCCACCTTAACCGATAACGATTGGTTGAAAGCACTGAAATATGTCAGTCCATTTACCTTTTCTGACCCGGTGGCTATTTTGAAAAATCAAGACCCCTTTGAATACATCAGTTTTTTGGTTTTTACAGGCTTGACTTTGGTTGGTTTGGTCTATGGATACTATCGCTATCAAAAACGCATTTCTGTTTCGTAA
- a CDS encoding alkaline phosphatase family protein gives MFPNYTKSILNVSTTLLDHYGVNTHHATLDVLKPYIQGKKHIMLILLDGMGINILNNIDSNTLFRKNVKTALTAVYPPTTVAATTSVLSGLTPYEHGHIGWTQYNRFEDCHTVVFLNKDFYDETHVLKENFKDTHLKYETILEKIQRQNPSLYVKKLFPDFEIGGFKSFDLMVDALIQIQQKEASFTYTYWTEPDYTIHDEGVFNDKVKTQVQYLNDQVERLYQNVSKDTCIIVIADHGLVDVEGIPLYNHPILDLLDRKPSVEPRSTAFFVKKDQEQAFEAMFKRHFNNQFTLLKKNEIYDKKLLGFGEKHPLLDDFIGDYMALSHEKFMFNIKEQSTFKAHHAGIHEDEMMVPLIILTK, from the coding sequence ATGTTTCCAAACTACACAAAATCCATCTTAAATGTGTCGACGACACTCTTAGACCATTATGGGGTAAACACCCATCACGCCACCTTAGATGTATTGAAACCCTACATCCAAGGTAAAAAGCATATCATGTTGATACTGTTGGATGGCATGGGCATCAATATTCTCAATAATATCGATTCAAATACACTCTTTAGAAAAAACGTTAAAACCGCGTTGACAGCGGTTTATCCACCGACTACCGTCGCCGCGACAACATCGGTATTATCGGGCTTAACCCCCTACGAACATGGCCATATCGGCTGGACACAATACAACCGATTTGAAGATTGTCATACGGTTGTCTTTTTAAACAAGGATTTTTATGATGAGACCCATGTTTTAAAAGAAAACTTCAAAGATACACACCTAAAATATGAAACCATTTTGGAAAAAATCCAACGTCAAAACCCATCTTTATATGTCAAAAAATTGTTTCCTGATTTTGAAATAGGCGGGTTTAAAAGCTTTGATTTGATGGTCGACGCATTGATTCAAATCCAACAAAAAGAAGCGTCCTTTACCTATACCTATTGGACGGAACCTGACTACACCATCCATGATGAAGGTGTCTTCAATGACAAAGTCAAAACCCAAGTTCAATATTTGAATGACCAAGTCGAAAGACTGTATCAAAATGTTTCAAAAGATACGTGTATCATCGTGATTGCTGACCACGGACTGGTCGATGTTGAAGGCATTCCATTATACAATCATCCGATATTAGATCTACTTGATAGAAAACCGTCTGTCGAGCCAAGAAGTACGGCTTTCTTCGTCAAAAAAGATCAAGAACAAGCCTTTGAAGCGATGTTTAAACGTCATTTTAACAATCAATTTACCTTATTAAAGAAAAACGAAATTTATGATAAAAAGTTATTGGGATTTGGCGAAAAACACCCATTACTCGATGACTTTATTGGTGATTATATGGCTTTATCACACGAAAAATTTATGTTCAATATTAAAGAACAAAGCACGTTTAAAGCGCACCACGCTGGCATCCATGAAGATGAAATGATGGTGCCTTTGATTATATTAACCAAGTGA
- a CDS encoding endonuclease I family protein — protein MATKKKTTVQKELKKVVRKKVKKVKQDPALMLLLIVVVLALAIVYYIFFYQPPATQTYGSEQNEEGYYYYTLVENNTYYYDANNDIGDALKTTLHTIINTGFSPTTYDDARQILGEADAVLDDPSKVLAIYNSATVSSTWDGTTWTREHVWPNSRLGIPRVTGSQRNQASDLHNLRAIIQSVNASRSDRIFTDNSGENQINDDGGYYPGDEHRGDVARILFYMAVMYDFLELADEGFEDGETYTMDRITMGKLSVLLEWHKLDPVDAFEVKRNEVIFNAQGNRNPFIDKPEYVHLIWENKTIQDLTKVETTTFLPNQSFGFLQMVL, from the coding sequence ATGGCAACCAAGAAGAAAACAACCGTTCAAAAAGAACTCAAAAAAGTAGTACGAAAAAAAGTGAAAAAGGTCAAACAAGACCCGGCATTGATGTTGTTGCTCATCGTCGTTGTTTTGGCTTTAGCCATTGTCTATTATATATTTTTCTATCAACCACCAGCGACACAAACATATGGGTCTGAACAAAATGAAGAGGGTTATTACTATTACACGTTGGTTGAAAATAATACCTATTACTATGACGCAAACAACGATATCGGTGACGCACTGAAAACCACATTACATACCATCATAAATACAGGATTTTCACCAACCACTTATGATGATGCGAGACAAATCTTAGGGGAAGCTGACGCAGTACTTGATGACCCTTCGAAGGTGCTTGCAATCTACAATTCAGCTACCGTTTCATCGACTTGGGACGGCACCACTTGGACACGCGAACACGTCTGGCCGAACTCTCGATTGGGGATTCCTAGAGTGACTGGTTCACAGCGTAACCAGGCCTCAGACCTTCATAACTTGAGAGCCATCATTCAATCCGTAAACGCATCGAGAAGTGACCGTATTTTCACGGATAACAGCGGTGAAAATCAGATCAATGACGATGGCGGATATTACCCAGGGGATGAACACCGTGGGGATGTTGCGAGAATTTTATTTTATATGGCAGTCATGTATGATTTCTTAGAACTCGCCGATGAGGGTTTTGAAGATGGCGAAACCTACACCATGGACCGAATCACGATGGGGAAACTCTCTGTCTTGCTGGAATGGCACAAACTAGACCCTGTGGACGCGTTTGAAGTCAAACGCAATGAAGTGATTTTTAATGCCCAAGGCAACCGTAACCCATTCATCGATAAACCCGAATACGTTCATCTAATTTGGGAAAATAAAACCATCCAGGATTTGACCAAAGTCGAAACCACGACCTTCTTACCAAACCAGTCTTTTGGTTTCTTACAAATGGTTTTATAA
- a CDS encoding NUDIX hydrolase, whose product MIDLFNDYQPKSDLEVSDLAYIMDAIKHYGVALFERHPAMHFSSSAMIFNAAMTKTLLIYHKLYDSWGWTGGHMDGQQDFLAVAIKEAQEETGLSNFKVKSTQPVSIEVLPVWFHYKKGKPISSHLHLNASFILIADENEPLKQNVEETHGVQWVELSKITEYVSEPEMLPIYKKIIERGLL is encoded by the coding sequence ATGATCGATTTATTTAATGACTATCAACCCAAATCGGATTTAGAAGTATCTGATTTAGCCTATATTATGGACGCCATCAAGCACTATGGGGTAGCGCTATTTGAACGACACCCAGCCATGCATTTTTCGTCCTCAGCGATGATTTTTAACGCAGCCATGACCAAAACCTTATTGATCTACCATAAGTTGTATGATTCATGGGGTTGGACAGGTGGACATATGGATGGCCAACAAGACTTCTTAGCTGTCGCGATCAAAGAAGCTCAAGAAGAAACAGGATTATCCAACTTTAAAGTTAAAAGCACACAACCTGTCAGCATCGAAGTATTGCCGGTGTGGTTTCACTATAAAAAAGGAAAACCTATCTCATCACACCTACATTTGAATGCCTCATTCATATTGATTGCGGATGAAAATGAACCATTGAAACAAAATGTCGAAGAAACCCATGGTGTACAATGGGTTGAATTATCCAAAATCACCGAGTATGTATCGGAACCAGAAATGTTACCGATTTATAAGAAAATCATCGAAAGGGGATTACTATGA
- a CDS encoding HAD family hydrolase → MKKAILFDLDGTLLNTLTDLTNAINYMLSHFNFGTMTEEGVRRLLGNGARQLVELAIGEEVSKADFETYYNFYDAYYQAHSEEATAPYEGIPEVLEAFKKRGYRLAVISNKQDAAVKQLIKRQFPGLFEFALGVTEDGIKKPDPRMVEKVLKAMDLKPNEVYLVGDSEADIETGKSAKLEVVACLWGFRDMKDLAPLKPEFIVGKPYDLLKVI, encoded by the coding sequence ATGAAAAAAGCCATTTTATTTGATTTAGATGGAACACTCTTAAACACATTAACGGACTTAACGAACGCTATCAACTACATGTTGAGCCATTTTAACTTTGGTACCATGACAGAAGAAGGTGTCAGACGACTCTTAGGCAATGGGGCGAGACAACTCGTCGAACTCGCGATTGGTGAAGAAGTATCGAAAGCAGATTTTGAAACCTACTATAACTTCTATGATGCGTATTACCAAGCCCATAGCGAAGAAGCCACTGCGCCTTATGAGGGGATTCCAGAAGTCCTAGAAGCGTTTAAAAAACGTGGTTATCGTTTAGCAGTCATTTCAAACAAACAAGACGCAGCCGTCAAACAATTGATCAAACGTCAATTCCCTGGTTTATTTGAGTTTGCGTTAGGGGTGACGGAGGATGGCATTAAGAAACCCGACCCACGCATGGTTGAAAAAGTGTTGAAAGCGATGGATTTGAAACCAAATGAAGTGTATTTGGTGGGTGATTCTGAAGCGGACATAGAAACCGGTAAGAGTGCGAAACTTGAAGTGGTTGCTTGTTTATGGGGCTTTAGAGATATGAAAGATTTAGCACCATTAAAACCAGAATTCATTGTGGGTAAGCCATACGATTTATTAAAAGTAATCTAA
- a CDS encoding SdpI family protein, which produces MLILSLIMSLILCFTMILIGFIFIKYPPKFNRYFGYNTRMSMKNEMTWRFAHAFSGQYYLWMGFGLLPSSIGLAFSLQTWIYYENFVLILSYVQVAVLLGVIPFTEVLLHMRFDRDGTAK; this is translated from the coding sequence ATGTTGATTTTATCTTTAATCATGAGTTTGATACTCTGTTTTACCATGATCTTGATTGGTTTTATTTTCATCAAATACCCACCAAAATTCAATCGATATTTTGGCTATAATACGCGAATGTCGATGAAAAACGAGATGACTTGGCGATTCGCTCACGCGTTCTCCGGTCAATATTACCTTTGGATGGGGTTTGGTTTATTACCTTCTTCCATCGGACTGGCATTTAGCCTACAAACATGGATATACTACGAGAATTTCGTCCTCATTTTATCCTATGTTCAAGTCGCAGTATTGCTTGGGGTAATCCCATTCACGGAAGTATTATTACACATGCGTTTTGATCGCGATGGTACAGCTAAATAA
- a CDS encoding glycoside hydrolase family 13 protein, translating to MNKDALLHKSKSEMAYAYDANTLHIWLRTAHDDFQSVKLVYGDPFRYEPIDEAQLHWVWKKESANDLEMIKRFSDHEYDYYFLAIKPEHKRIKYAFVLDDHYLYGVRETYDLSTDTNQKKKYNLFNYFNFPFLNEVDVISIPSWVKDTIWYEIFPERFRRSQNATNQPTHAWGDPAEKVTNHMFFGGNIEGIIESLDYLVDLGITGIYFTPIFKSPSAHKYDTTDYFQIDPDFGTNDDFKRLVNESHKRGIRVVLDAVFNHCGYDHPFFQDVVKHGKASKYYNSFFVKDEPMLNFELNAKGKPIYHRGLIPNYHTFAFTPYMPKWNTEDPLARQHLLEVAKYWIESYDIDGWRLDVSNEVSHDFWRAFRQTVKQAKKDAFIFGENWDYSFPWLGGDQIDTVMNYELIYLIWQFFGHDVNIPRIPASELVRLTNKLLVSYPQQITENMFNLVDSHDTGRILHRSKENKDLAFLSYLFMFAFPGTPTIYYGGEIGLTGDHDPDNRRCMIWDESKQDLNFKSRIKQLIDWRKKYTAFGSSDFRWVTYDDLNQTIVFEKTGQEKLIFILNSDEQAHIVVLPKPLQGINIETHLNVIGDTFEVPGYSYLIIQCR from the coding sequence ATGAATAAAGATGCACTACTCCATAAAAGCAAATCCGAAATGGCTTATGCTTATGATGCCAATACACTCCATATTTGGTTAAGAACTGCCCATGATGACTTTCAATCTGTGAAGTTGGTTTATGGGGATCCTTTCCGTTATGAACCCATCGATGAAGCACAACTTCACTGGGTTTGGAAAAAAGAATCGGCCAATGATTTAGAGATGATTAAACGTTTCTCAGATCATGAATACGATTACTACTTTTTAGCCATAAAACCTGAACACAAACGCATCAAATACGCGTTTGTTTTAGACGATCACTATCTTTATGGGGTTAGAGAGACCTATGATTTAAGCACCGATACCAATCAAAAGAAAAAATACAACCTATTCAACTATTTCAACTTTCCATTTTTAAATGAAGTCGATGTGATTTCCATACCAAGTTGGGTAAAAGACACCATTTGGTATGAAATCTTCCCTGAGCGTTTTAGACGCAGCCAAAACGCGACCAATCAACCCACACATGCTTGGGGTGACCCAGCCGAAAAAGTGACCAACCATATGTTCTTTGGTGGTAACATCGAAGGCATCATCGAATCCTTGGATTATTTGGTAGACCTTGGTATTACAGGGATTTATTTTACACCCATCTTTAAATCCCCGAGTGCGCACAAATACGATACCACCGATTATTTCCAAATCGACCCTGATTTTGGTACCAACGATGATTTTAAACGTTTGGTAAACGAATCCCACAAACGTGGCATTCGTGTGGTATTAGACGCCGTATTCAACCACTGTGGGTATGACCACCCCTTCTTCCAAGACGTGGTCAAGCATGGTAAAGCTTCTAAGTACTACAACAGTTTCTTCGTTAAAGACGAACCGATGCTCAATTTTGAGCTGAATGCGAAAGGCAAACCCATCTATCACCGTGGTTTGATTCCAAATTACCATACATTCGCTTTCACCCCTTATATGCCTAAATGGAATACCGAAGACCCACTGGCTAGACAGCATTTACTCGAGGTTGCGAAATACTGGATTGAATCATACGATATTGATGGTTGGCGTTTAGATGTGTCCAATGAGGTCTCTCATGATTTCTGGCGTGCCTTTAGACAAACCGTCAAACAAGCCAAGAAAGATGCGTTCATCTTTGGCGAAAACTGGGATTATTCATTCCCATGGTTGGGCGGGGATCAAATCGACACTGTCATGAACTATGAACTCATCTATTTGATTTGGCAATTCTTTGGCCATGATGTCAATATCCCAAGAATTCCCGCTTCCGAACTCGTTCGCTTAACCAATAAATTACTGGTTTCTTACCCACAACAAATCACTGAAAATATGTTTAACCTGGTAGATTCTCACGATACAGGTCGTATTTTACACCGTTCTAAAGAAAACAAAGACTTGGCATTCTTAAGCTATCTATTCATGTTTGCGTTTCCAGGTACCCCAACCATATATTATGGTGGTGAGATTGGTCTTACTGGTGATCATGACCCGGATAACAGACGTTGTATGATTTGGGACGAATCCAAACAAGATTTGAACTTTAAATCACGCATCAAACAGTTGATTGACTGGCGTAAAAAATACACTGCCTTTGGTTCATCCGATTTCAGATGGGTGACCTATGATGATTTAAATCAAACCATCGTGTTTGAAAAAACGGGTCAAGAAAAACTCATATTCATCCTTAACAGCGATGAACAGGCTCATATCGTGGTATTACCAAAACCACTTCAAGGCATCAACATTGAGACCCATTTGAATGTCATTGGCGATACTTTTGAAGTCCCGGGTTACAGTTATCTCATCATTCAGTGTAGATAA